In the candidate division KSB1 bacterium genome, ACACGCGCTCGAATCCTGCCTCCGACATTGAGACGGTCTCCACCGGGAAGCGCCACACGTCCACGGCCGGCGAGAACTCCAGGCGGAACTCCACGCCCTGCCACTCGTCGACCAGGGCGATCCACTCCGTGCTGCGTACCTCACCGCTGCTGGCAAGGTGCCGAGGCTGCTGTTCCGCGCCGGGGAACCTGAAGTAGCGGTCGGGCGCCTCCCCGGCCAGGAGGGCGAAATTGAGCTCGCACGCGTACCACAGCTCCAAGGACTCAGGGCCCGGATTGGCGACGCGAATCCGAAATTCCAGCTCGGCGCTTGCCGGATTCACGGATACGAGTTTCTCAAGACGAACCGCCCTCTGGCTACCGTTCACCCACACAGCCCCTTCCCTTGTCAGGCGCACGGTAGACTGGCTGGAACCCTCGATTACACTGGCCTGATAAGGAGAGAGCACAAAATCGCCCTGCTCTCCGTACTTGCAACGCGCAAAATCGTCCAGCGTCGTGTGGGGATCCAAGAAATGGTCGACCAATGAGCAGCGGCGATACCAGTCGTACGTCAGCCTTTTCTCCAGCCCTTCTTCCTTGGCGAGGAGCAGGTCGTGGATGCTGGCCACTTCTCCCGATGAGGGACTCGGGTTGGCCGCCCGAAGCAGTTTCCGGTGGTACCCCTCCTCGCGACGGGTCATCGTGTCCAGGAGGTTGATCCCGGTGCCTTTGTAGTCAAGCTCCACCAGGCGCCCGCCGTAGTCGGGCTCGAAGATCAATTGCCATGTCGGGGTTTCGACAATGATCTCGCGTCGGCCGTCGCCATTGAAGTCCGCCGTCTCCCAGTCGATCCACCCGTTCCCCGCGTTGCCCCTCAGGGTATCCAGCTCTTTTTCCGCCTGGATAAGCTCATGATAAACGGCGTAGCGGAGGTTGGTGAGATAGAGTCCGCCGAATACACCGTGCCAATAGGGGCAGTTGCACTGGCCAGCCCACAAGTGATCTCTGGCCCGCTTCACCACCTCGTGGTCCTGGCCGTATCGTTCCGCGGCGTCGCGCACCTTGCGGCTGACGCGCAGCATCTTCTTGTGGAGGTGATTGGCTTCCTCGTACTTGGCCAGAAAATTGCGCCAGAAGCCGCCCCGCACGAATACCTTGTATCGATCAAAGAGATTCGCCTGCTTGAGCTTGTCCTCGAAGTCCTCGTACTCGTGAATGGCCCGCGCGGGAAGCGCCCACTCCATCATCTCTCGGTAAGAGGCGGTGGGCAGGTAAACGCGTCCACGCGGTTCAAGCTGATCCAGGGCCTCCGAGAAGTGCAGGATACGGATCCAGTCGCGGTTCGCTTCCAAAGCCTGGAAGAAAGCCTCGAGCCATCCACCCTGGTAGCAGTGCTCGTACGTCCCCGGCCAGATGCCAAACTTCTCGCCGTCGTCGGCGAAAACGATAAGACGGCGCCCGCTTTCGTCTGCCATCTGTCGCAGGTAGTCGAGGGTCTCCTCGACCGGGCGGAAGGGGATCGTGTAGCGCAGCCTCTCGGAGATCGGGAAGATGTTGACCGTAAAACCTGCCTCTTCAGTCAGGAAGTAGCCGACGAGTTCTTCCTCCTGGAGCCCGGAGTACTTGAGGTGGGCATCGTCGATCACGACATACTCCACGCCTGCCTCGCGCAGGGGACGAGGGAGATGGGGCTCCCACACCCGCTCCGCCAGCCACAGGCCACGCGGGCGTTTGCCGAATCGCGACACTAGGTAATCGGTCAGCTTTGCGATTTGCCCCAACTTGTCACGGTCGGGGATGATGGGCAAAATCGGCTCGTAGTAACCGCCCGTCATCATCTCCACCTGGCCTCGATCGACCAGGCGCGCCAGACGATCGAGAAAGTCCGGATGGTTCTTTTCGAGCCATTCGAGAAGAATGCCGCTGTAATGCTCAGCGACTCGCACAAAGGGATGTCGCTCCAGGACCTCGAGAAAAGGCAGGTATGCCCGCTGATAGGCGTCCTCAAAGACAAAATCGAAGTTGCCAACCGGCTGATGATTGTGGATCCCCAGCGCAAGATGAATTGTGCCCACCGCGAAACCTCGGATTCGTCCTTGCTCTGCCCCGCACCGGACCCGTCGTGTATCGATTGCCGAAGAAAAGATACCACCTTTGGCTTCCCAATCCAATTGCTTTTTCGCACGAGGGATGGCGGGCAGGAAGTGATCCTTGGGAGAGGGGGCTCTGAATGGGACTGATGAACCGGAAGGGGGAGGGATCAACCGGTCTTCACGCAAATTGGCTCCGAGAGACGAACCCCCCGCACCTGCTCCTCGTAGGCCAGGGCCACGGCGATCTTCGTCCAGGGCAAACTGACCAGCAGGCCGACGAGACAGAAGAGAATCCCCAGAAAGTTCACCAGGACAATTAGAAAGCTGAAGAGGGTCCATTCGATCCACAGGGGCTGAGTCGCACGGCGACTGCGCTCCATTGCGCTCCAGAAGTCCAAATCCTCGTCCACAAGTACAGGCCAGACGAAAAGGTACAAGGCCAGAACGACGAACAGGGGAATGACCAGCAAGGCGAGCCCTACCAGGGCGAAGGCCTGGACCGCGACTCCTGCCAGAAAGGCGGGGACAAAGCGGTGAAACCCCCTGGCGAACTCATCCAAATCCAGGCTCTGGCCGCGAACCCGCTTTAGAATAACTGCGTACCAGCCAACTTCCAGAGGCCCCCAGAGGATGGGCGGACCGATCGCCGTCGTGCTCACTACGCCCAGAACGGCCGCGTAGATGATGGTCAAGAGAACCCACATCGGCGCGTCACGCCAGAACAGCTGCCACGAAAGCCTCAGATAGCGGGCAATGCTTGCCTCCGGAGGGTGCCCGGTCCCTGCGAGCTCTTCTTGCATCGGACTTTCCGTGTCTGAATCATTGCCCGGTGGCCATCAAGCGCGTCGTTCCGCAACCCAGGAGGTCCGAGAGCCGGTACGACCACACCGCTGTCTTGCCCATCCGTACCCACTCCGCATTTGTCTCGGTCACCCGCTCCGGGAAGGTGAATTCGAATCGCAACCGAATCTTGTTGAGAAGCCTGTCGGCCAACTCTTCTTTGACCCA is a window encoding:
- a CDS encoding DUF1926 domain-containing protein, encoding MGTIHLALGIHNHQPVGNFDFVFEDAYQRAYLPFLEVLERHPFVRVAEHYSGILLEWLEKNHPDFLDRLARLVDRGQVEMMTGGYYEPILPIIPDRDKLGQIAKLTDYLVSRFGKRPRGLWLAERVWEPHLPRPLREAGVEYVVIDDAHLKYSGLQEEELVGYFLTEEAGFTVNIFPISERLRYTIPFRPVEETLDYLRQMADESGRRLIVFADDGEKFGIWPGTYEHCYQGGWLEAFFQALEANRDWIRILHFSEALDQLEPRGRVYLPTASYREMMEWALPARAIHEYEDFEDKLKQANLFDRYKVFVRGGFWRNFLAKYEEANHLHKKMLRVSRKVRDAAERYGQDHEVVKRARDHLWAGQCNCPYWHGVFGGLYLTNLRYAVYHELIQAEKELDTLRGNAGNGWIDWETADFNGDGRREIIVETPTWQLIFEPDYGGRLVELDYKGTGINLLDTMTRREEGYHRKLLRAANPSPSSGEVASIHDLLLAKEEGLEKRLTYDWYRRCSLVDHFLDPHTTLDDFARCKYGEQGDFVLSPYQASVIEGSSQSTVRLTREGAVWVNGSQRAVRLEKLVSVNPASAELEFRIRVANPGPESLELWYACELNFALLAGEAPDRYFRFPGAEQQPRHLASSGEVRSTEWIALVDEWQGVEFRLEFSPAVDVWRFPVETVSMSEAGFERVYQSSVILPNVRRAWGPGEVWEMTIRLRAIPR